One region of Eleutherodactylus coqui strain aEleCoq1 chromosome 5, aEleCoq1.hap1, whole genome shotgun sequence genomic DNA includes:
- the LOC136629153 gene encoding zinc finger protein ZFP2-like isoform X1, with product MEMDRNKMAESVLNLTLEMLFQLTGEDYTVVKKTSSDGYRVLVCDGWGRPLSPITGPPPHPLIHEDINVQKILELTYKMIELLTGEIPIRCQDVAVYFSMEEWKYLEGHRDLYKEAMMETRQPLPSPVPSSKRSPPERCPRPLLPQDHQLLYQDEDLTNVNTIVTVKEEFVEEIPAGNRPDDGTGNSEGRLIAADCKVEDCGITQDAYEKPTIMPDIPSALHSKDPASDPLIQVPSSDSSQTDKQKKSHTRREYQRTQTREKPYSCSECGKCFKLKKSLVQHQRNHTGEKPYSCSECGKCFISRSNLAYHQRCHSEKKPFSCSECGKCYTAKASLVKHHKIVHTGKKPYSCLECGKCFHIKSYLVVHQRIHTGEKPFSCSECGKCFTTNADLVAHQRTHTGEKPYSCLACGKCFYFKKHLVVHQKIHAEVKPFSCSECGKCFTANSDLVVHLRSHTGVKPFSCPECKKCFSLKSNLVKHQRTHTGVKPFSCSYCGRSFPVKANLVAHQRTHTAEKPFSCSECGKCFTAKSNLVKHQIIHTEEKPFLCSECGKGYRVKVDLVRHQRSHAADKPFSCSQCGKSYLAKANLVEHQRTHTGEKPFTCSQCGKCFTSRSNLTKHQKIHT from the exons ATGGAGATGGACCGAAACAAGATGGCAGagagtgtattaaatctcacTCTAGAGAtgctcttccagcttactggagaa gattacacagtagtgaagaagacctctagtgatggctatcGGGTccttgtgtgtgatggatggggaagacccctgagcccaatcacggggcccccacctcaccccctgatacatgaggacatcaatgtacagaagattctagaactcacctacaagatgattgagctgctgactggagag attcctataaggtgtcaggatgtcgctgtctatttctccatggaggagtggaagtatttagaaggacacagggatctgtacaaggaggccatgatggagacccgccagccgctcccatcaccag ttccatccagtaagagaagcccaccagagagatgtccccgtcctcttcttccacaggaccatcag CTTTTATATCAGGATGAAGATTTGACCAATGTCAATACTATTGTGACAGTCAAAGAGGAGTTTGTAGAGGAGATTCCTGCAGGTAACCGGCCAG atgacggtaccggaaactcagagggacgtctgatagctgcagattgtaaagtagaggattgtggtatcacacaagatgcATATGAAAAACCTACCATTATGCCAGATatcccctcagcccttcacagcaaagatccagcatctgatcctcttattcaagtcccatcttctgattcatcacagactgataagcagaagaaaagtcacacAAGACGAGAATATCAAAGAACTCAAACaagggagaagccgtattcatgttcagaatgtgggaaatgttttaaacttaaaaaatctcttgttcaacatcagagaaatcacacaggagagaagccgtattcatgttcagaatgtgggaaatgttttatttcaAGATCAAATCTTGCTTACCATCAAAGATGTCACTCAGaaaagaagccattttcatgttcggaatgtggaaaatgttataCTGCTAAAGCATCTCTTGTTAAACATCATAAGATagttcacacagggaagaagccatattcatgtttggaatgtggaaaatgttttcatattaaatcatatcttgttgtacatcagagaattcacacaggagaaaaaccattttcatgttcagaatgtggcaaatgttttactacAAATGCAgatcttgttgcacatcagagaactcacacaggtgagaagccatattcatgtttggcatgtgggaaatgtttttattttaaaaaacatcTTGTTGTACATCAGAAAATTCATGCAGAAgtaaaaccattttcatgttcagaatgtgggaaatgttttactgcaAACTCAGATCTTGTTGTTCATCTGAGATCTCACACAGGggtgaagccattttcatgtccagaatgtaagaaatgtttttcactaaaatcaaatcttgttaaacatcagcgaACTCACACTGGGGTGAAGCCATTTTCGTGCTCATATTGTGGTAGATCATTTCCTGTTAAAGCAAATCTTGTTGCACATCAAAGAACCCATACagcagaaaagccattttcatgttcagaatgtgggaaatgctttacagctaaatcaaatcttgttaaacaccagataattcacacagaggagaagccatttttatgttcagaatgtgggaaaggttataGGGTTAAAGTAGATCTGgtcagacatcagagaagtcatgCTGCAgataagccattttcatgttcacaatgtggaaaaTCTTATCTTGCTAAAGcaaatcttgttgaacatcaaagaactcacacaggggagaagccatttacatgttcgcaatgtggaaaatgttttacatcaAGATCAAATCTCAccaaacatcagaaaattcacacgtGA
- the LOC136629153 gene encoding zinc finger protein ZFP2-like isoform X3, with amino-acid sequence MEMDRNKMAESVLNLTLEMLFQLTGEIPIRCQDVAVYFSMEEWKYLEGHRDLYKEAMMETRQPLPSPVPSSKRSPPERCPRPLLPQDHQLLYQDEDLTNVNTIVTVKEEFVEEIPAGNRPDDGTGNSEGRLIAADCKVEDCGITQDAYEKPTIMPDIPSALHSKDPASDPLIQVPSSDSSQTDKQKKSHTRREYQRTQTREKPYSCSECGKCFKLKKSLVQHQRNHTGEKPYSCSECGKCFISRSNLAYHQRCHSEKKPFSCSECGKCYTAKASLVKHHKIVHTGKKPYSCLECGKCFHIKSYLVVHQRIHTGEKPFSCSECGKCFTTNADLVAHQRTHTGEKPYSCLACGKCFYFKKHLVVHQKIHAEVKPFSCSECGKCFTANSDLVVHLRSHTGVKPFSCPECKKCFSLKSNLVKHQRTHTGVKPFSCSYCGRSFPVKANLVAHQRTHTAEKPFSCSECGKCFTAKSNLVKHQIIHTEEKPFLCSECGKGYRVKVDLVRHQRSHAADKPFSCSQCGKSYLAKANLVEHQRTHTGEKPFTCSQCGKCFTSRSNLTKHQKIHT; translated from the exons ATGGAGATGGACCGAAACAAGATGGCAGagagtgtattaaatctcacTCTAGAGAtgctcttccagcttactggagaa attcctataaggtgtcaggatgtcgctgtctatttctccatggaggagtggaagtatttagaaggacacagggatctgtacaaggaggccatgatggagacccgccagccgctcccatcaccag ttccatccagtaagagaagcccaccagagagatgtccccgtcctcttcttccacaggaccatcag CTTTTATATCAGGATGAAGATTTGACCAATGTCAATACTATTGTGACAGTCAAAGAGGAGTTTGTAGAGGAGATTCCTGCAGGTAACCGGCCAG atgacggtaccggaaactcagagggacgtctgatagctgcagattgtaaagtagaggattgtggtatcacacaagatgcATATGAAAAACCTACCATTATGCCAGATatcccctcagcccttcacagcaaagatccagcatctgatcctcttattcaagtcccatcttctgattcatcacagactgataagcagaagaaaagtcacacAAGACGAGAATATCAAAGAACTCAAACaagggagaagccgtattcatgttcagaatgtgggaaatgttttaaacttaaaaaatctcttgttcaacatcagagaaatcacacaggagagaagccgtattcatgttcagaatgtgggaaatgttttatttcaAGATCAAATCTTGCTTACCATCAAAGATGTCACTCAGaaaagaagccattttcatgttcggaatgtggaaaatgttataCTGCTAAAGCATCTCTTGTTAAACATCATAAGATagttcacacagggaagaagccatattcatgtttggaatgtggaaaatgttttcatattaaatcatatcttgttgtacatcagagaattcacacaggagaaaaaccattttcatgttcagaatgtggcaaatgttttactacAAATGCAgatcttgttgcacatcagagaactcacacaggtgagaagccatattcatgtttggcatgtgggaaatgtttttattttaaaaaacatcTTGTTGTACATCAGAAAATTCATGCAGAAgtaaaaccattttcatgttcagaatgtgggaaatgttttactgcaAACTCAGATCTTGTTGTTCATCTGAGATCTCACACAGGggtgaagccattttcatgtccagaatgtaagaaatgtttttcactaaaatcaaatcttgttaaacatcagcgaACTCACACTGGGGTGAAGCCATTTTCGTGCTCATATTGTGGTAGATCATTTCCTGTTAAAGCAAATCTTGTTGCACATCAAAGAACCCATACagcagaaaagccattttcatgttcagaatgtgggaaatgctttacagctaaatcaaatcttgttaaacaccagataattcacacagaggagaagccatttttatgttcagaatgtgggaaaggttataGGGTTAAAGTAGATCTGgtcagacatcagagaagtcatgCTGCAgataagccattttcatgttcacaatgtggaaaaTCTTATCTTGCTAAAGcaaatcttgttgaacatcaaagaactcacacaggggagaagccatttacatgttcgcaatgtggaaaatgttttacatcaAGATCAAATCTCAccaaacatcagaaaattcacacgtGA
- the LOC136629153 gene encoding zinc finger protein ZFP2-like isoform X2 — MDYTVVKKTSSDGYRVLVCDGWGRPLSPITGPPPHPLIHEDINVQKILELTYKMIELLTGEIPIRCQDVAVYFSMEEWKYLEGHRDLYKEAMMETRQPLPSPVPSSKRSPPERCPRPLLPQDHQLLYQDEDLTNVNTIVTVKEEFVEEIPAGNRPDDGTGNSEGRLIAADCKVEDCGITQDAYEKPTIMPDIPSALHSKDPASDPLIQVPSSDSSQTDKQKKSHTRREYQRTQTREKPYSCSECGKCFKLKKSLVQHQRNHTGEKPYSCSECGKCFISRSNLAYHQRCHSEKKPFSCSECGKCYTAKASLVKHHKIVHTGKKPYSCLECGKCFHIKSYLVVHQRIHTGEKPFSCSECGKCFTTNADLVAHQRTHTGEKPYSCLACGKCFYFKKHLVVHQKIHAEVKPFSCSECGKCFTANSDLVVHLRSHTGVKPFSCPECKKCFSLKSNLVKHQRTHTGVKPFSCSYCGRSFPVKANLVAHQRTHTAEKPFSCSECGKCFTAKSNLVKHQIIHTEEKPFLCSECGKGYRVKVDLVRHQRSHAADKPFSCSQCGKSYLAKANLVEHQRTHTGEKPFTCSQCGKCFTSRSNLTKHQKIHT, encoded by the exons atg gattacacagtagtgaagaagacctctagtgatggctatcGGGTccttgtgtgtgatggatggggaagacccctgagcccaatcacggggcccccacctcaccccctgatacatgaggacatcaatgtacagaagattctagaactcacctacaagatgattgagctgctgactggagag attcctataaggtgtcaggatgtcgctgtctatttctccatggaggagtggaagtatttagaaggacacagggatctgtacaaggaggccatgatggagacccgccagccgctcccatcaccag ttccatccagtaagagaagcccaccagagagatgtccccgtcctcttcttccacaggaccatcag CTTTTATATCAGGATGAAGATTTGACCAATGTCAATACTATTGTGACAGTCAAAGAGGAGTTTGTAGAGGAGATTCCTGCAGGTAACCGGCCAG atgacggtaccggaaactcagagggacgtctgatagctgcagattgtaaagtagaggattgtggtatcacacaagatgcATATGAAAAACCTACCATTATGCCAGATatcccctcagcccttcacagcaaagatccagcatctgatcctcttattcaagtcccatcttctgattcatcacagactgataagcagaagaaaagtcacacAAGACGAGAATATCAAAGAACTCAAACaagggagaagccgtattcatgttcagaatgtgggaaatgttttaaacttaaaaaatctcttgttcaacatcagagaaatcacacaggagagaagccgtattcatgttcagaatgtgggaaatgttttatttcaAGATCAAATCTTGCTTACCATCAAAGATGTCACTCAGaaaagaagccattttcatgttcggaatgtggaaaatgttataCTGCTAAAGCATCTCTTGTTAAACATCATAAGATagttcacacagggaagaagccatattcatgtttggaatgtggaaaatgttttcatattaaatcatatcttgttgtacatcagagaattcacacaggagaaaaaccattttcatgttcagaatgtggcaaatgttttactacAAATGCAgatcttgttgcacatcagagaactcacacaggtgagaagccatattcatgtttggcatgtgggaaatgtttttattttaaaaaacatcTTGTTGTACATCAGAAAATTCATGCAGAAgtaaaaccattttcatgttcagaatgtgggaaatgttttactgcaAACTCAGATCTTGTTGTTCATCTGAGATCTCACACAGGggtgaagccattttcatgtccagaatgtaagaaatgtttttcactaaaatcaaatcttgttaaacatcagcgaACTCACACTGGGGTGAAGCCATTTTCGTGCTCATATTGTGGTAGATCATTTCCTGTTAAAGCAAATCTTGTTGCACATCAAAGAACCCATACagcagaaaagccattttcatgttcagaatgtgggaaatgctttacagctaaatcaaatcttgttaaacaccagataattcacacagaggagaagccatttttatgttcagaatgtgggaaaggttataGGGTTAAAGTAGATCTGgtcagacatcagagaagtcatgCTGCAgataagccattttcatgttcacaatgtggaaaaTCTTATCTTGCTAAAGcaaatcttgttgaacatcaaagaactcacacaggggagaagccatttacatgttcgcaatgtggaaaatgttttacatcaAGATCAAATCTCAccaaacatcagaaaattcacacgtGA